A stretch of Fundicoccus culcitae DNA encodes these proteins:
- a CDS encoding sensor histidine kinase, translating into MRTKRIKINKPTSIKKRILKITLASSLVPLCITLIVGIISIRNYIITTEIESQQEYARIITYNLNSKIQSYNESLSYLVHNDILLDVISEDQTTNFDMYDAYRNYINPIFNTVLDQHSDIESITLYTNKPLYDHGQYIKHLSEEEIHSKFDLNRYSINKFKFNKENNKIEVYNQIVRNDIDTLNVISISINLNAFYEPIFPIRAGTENIIIQNANTKDRVFEFSNQNEPDSFIQSSILSRLLFIPEFTYQSFDLNNNWSGTIKSNISSLYEITNLIIIIGLISIIFIFLLTFYLLRYLTNTIANPISNLVYEMSQINETNFEIQKKYYSQDEIGSLYQSFSDMLKRINSLINDVYNAEVLKQKSELKSLQSQINPHFFYNSLSLINNKAILSENEDISEMAQLLSKYFRLSLNQGNETIPVKNEMELTISYAKIQQKMQNNAFKIDIDIDESIYQFEMINLIIQPFVENAIIHGLSSIEDDRIPVLNITARNIDDTLQFIIKDNGIGMEQTLVDSLLSYKSQHYGIKNVEQRLNLYYGTRATIQISSEKDIGTIVILNISSALKIS; encoded by the coding sequence ATGAGAACAAAGCGCATCAAAATAAATAAACCTACTTCAATTAAAAAAAGAATACTGAAAATTACCTTAGCAAGCAGTTTAGTCCCATTATGTATCACTTTGATTGTTGGTATTATTAGTATTAGGAATTACATAATTACCACTGAGATTGAAAGTCAACAAGAGTATGCTAGAATCATTACTTATAATCTGAACTCAAAAATCCAATCTTATAATGAATCACTCTCATATTTAGTTCATAATGATATTTTACTTGATGTTATTTCAGAAGATCAAACAACTAATTTCGATATGTATGATGCTTATCGAAATTATATTAATCCAATCTTTAATACTGTACTAGATCAACATAGTGACATTGAAAGCATTACTTTATACACTAACAAACCCTTGTATGATCATGGTCAATATATAAAACATTTATCAGAAGAAGAGATTCACTCTAAATTTGATTTAAATCGTTATAGTATTAATAAATTTAAATTTAACAAAGAAAATAACAAGATAGAAGTTTATAATCAAATTGTTAGAAACGATATTGATACGTTAAATGTTATATCAATTTCTATTAATTTAAATGCATTTTATGAACCGATATTCCCAATAAGAGCAGGAACAGAAAATATTATCATACAAAATGCTAACACGAAAGATAGGGTGTTTGAATTTAGTAATCAAAACGAGCCAGACTCTTTCATACAATCGTCTATTCTTTCAAGATTACTATTTATACCGGAATTCACCTATCAATCATTTGACTTGAATAATAATTGGAGCGGTACAATAAAAAGCAATATTTCATCATTATATGAAATAACTAATCTCATAATAATAATAGGATTGATATCAATAATTTTCATTTTTCTTTTAACCTTTTATTTATTAAGATATTTAACAAATACAATAGCAAATCCCATTAGTAACCTAGTCTATGAAATGAGCCAAATTAATGAAACAAATTTTGAAATTCAGAAAAAATATTACAGTCAAGATGAGATTGGTTCTCTTTATCAAAGCTTCTCTGATATGTTGAAGCGTATCAATTCTTTAATTAATGATGTTTACAATGCTGAGGTTTTAAAGCAAAAAAGTGAGTTAAAATCCTTACAATCTCAAATTAATCCACACTTTTTTTATAACTCACTTTCATTAATCAACAATAAAGCAATACTTAGTGAAAATGAAGACATAAGTGAAATGGCTCAACTGCTATCAAAATATTTCAGATTGAGCTTGAATCAAGGAAATGAAACCATACCAGTAAAAAATGAAATGGAACTAACAATTTCTTATGCAAAAATTCAACAAAAAATGCAAAATAATGCATTTAAAATCGATATTGATATTGATGAATCAATTTATCAATTTGAAATGATAAATTTAATCATACAACCTTTTGTAGAGAATGCTATTATTCATGGACTATCTTCAATTGAAGATGATAGAATACCAGTGTTAAATATAACAGCTCGAAATATAGACGACACTCTACAATTCATTATAAAAGACAATGGTATTGGGATGGAACAAACTCTGGTTGATAGCCTTTTAAGTTATAAAAGTCAACATTACGGAATTAAAAATGTAGAGCAAAGATTAAACTTATATTACGGTACAAGAGCTACAATTCAAATTAGTTCAGAAAAAGATATCGGAACTATAGTCATTCTTAATATTTCATCAGCATTGAAAATAAGTTAA
- a CDS encoding FAD-dependent oxidoreductase — protein MVKKIGKWLVVFLVMLLAIGGINLDHATAVDGVFQGSSSGMQGPITAEITVENNQITDITFPVNSETVSVARVAFERIPQQIIEYQSLSMDVVTGATLSSNAIIRAVTAAAEEAGLDVDAMKANEVVLTPSENQEISTDILVIGGGGAGFSAAITAAQEGKNVILIEKSSFLGGNTLMAGDAINAVDPEAQKIMILSEAQKDTLDSYLALTSDDENLKFEEFPEWQAVLEQLQADITKYYEDNEGTEAGVDMPGFDSVALHMWHTYTGGLRELNDGTWVAPDYELAKTLAEGAFGAVEWMDEVGLEPSYGENAEAGNGQKGLYTVLGAMWPRTHTFIAGEERIDILEDAALSAGVEVYKETRGTELITNDDGAVIGVKAVQADGSQITFNTIHGVIIASGGYSANPAMVKEYDEYWGDDLTDRTLSTNVGTNEGDGIVMAQAVGADVVDMGIAQLMPSSSPVKGTMTDGIWADAGAQIWINADGERFVNEYAERDVLAQASLEQENGIFYIIYAGVPDGSGELLKGSTLEDSLFGNTVENMLNTGHIWYGETLAELAEATQEAAAGQIPAFTEEQLRATIEQYNSYAAEQHDPDFGKEVISGAIDLDFIDNTEGYGIVISPRKASLHHTMGGIKINEKTEVLDTEGNVIPGLWAAGEVTGGVHAGNRLGGNAISDVFTFGTIAGENAANSDPIE, from the coding sequence ATGGTTAAGAAAATTGGGAAATGGCTAGTTGTTTTCTTAGTTATGTTATTGGCAATTGGAGGGATTAACTTAGATCATGCGACAGCAGTAGATGGTGTTTTCCAAGGTAGTAGTAGTGGGATGCAAGGACCAATTACAGCAGAGATTACTGTAGAAAATAATCAGATTACAGATATTACTTTCCCGGTAAATAGTGAGACTGTTTCAGTTGCTCGGGTTGCTTTTGAACGAATTCCACAGCAAATTATAGAGTATCAGAGTTTATCGATGGATGTTGTTACTGGTGCAACTCTTTCTAGTAATGCAATAATAAGAGCCGTAACAGCTGCGGCTGAAGAAGCAGGTCTGGATGTAGACGCGATGAAAGCCAATGAAGTTGTTTTAACACCTTCGGAAAATCAAGAGATTAGTACTGATATATTAGTTATTGGTGGAGGTGGAGCTGGATTTTCTGCGGCAATTACTGCAGCACAAGAAGGTAAAAATGTCATTTTAATTGAGAAAAGTTCTTTTTTAGGTGGCAATACTCTAATGGCGGGAGATGCGATTAACGCTGTGGATCCTGAAGCCCAAAAAATTATGATATTATCAGAAGCTCAAAAAGACACGTTAGATAGTTATTTAGCATTAACTAGTGATGATGAAAATTTGAAATTTGAAGAATTCCCTGAATGGCAAGCTGTTTTAGAACAATTGCAAGCAGATATCACGAAATATTATGAAGATAATGAAGGAACTGAAGCGGGGGTTGATATGCCTGGTTTTGACTCGGTCGCTTTACATATGTGGCATACTTATACAGGTGGATTAAGAGAGTTAAATGATGGTACATGGGTTGCTCCAGATTATGAATTAGCTAAAACTCTCGCTGAAGGAGCCTTTGGCGCCGTTGAATGGATGGATGAAGTTGGTTTAGAGCCTTCTTATGGTGAAAATGCTGAAGCTGGAAATGGCCAAAAAGGTCTATATACAGTTCTAGGTGCCATGTGGCCAAGAACACATACTTTTATTGCTGGTGAAGAGCGAATTGATATTTTAGAAGATGCCGCTTTAAGTGCTGGGGTTGAGGTTTATAAAGAAACTCGTGGGACAGAATTAATTACAAACGACGATGGTGCTGTAATTGGCGTAAAGGCAGTTCAAGCAGATGGTAGTCAAATTACTTTCAATACAATTCATGGTGTTATTATTGCTTCAGGAGGTTATTCTGCTAATCCAGCCATGGTTAAAGAATACGATGAATATTGGGGCGATGACTTAACCGATAGAACATTATCAACCAACGTTGGAACAAATGAAGGTGATGGTATTGTTATGGCACAAGCAGTTGGTGCAGATGTTGTAGATATGGGAATTGCTCAATTAATGCCTTCTTCTTCGCCTGTTAAAGGTACTATGACTGATGGTATTTGGGCAGATGCTGGAGCACAAATTTGGATTAATGCAGATGGTGAGCGTTTCGTAAATGAGTACGCTGAACGTGATGTTTTAGCTCAAGCTTCATTAGAACAAGAAAATGGTATTTTCTACATAATTTATGCAGGTGTTCCTGACGGTAGTGGTGAACTACTTAAAGGTTCAACTTTAGAAGATTCATTATTTGGAAATACAGTTGAAAATATGTTGAATACTGGACATATTTGGTATGGTGAAACTTTGGCAGAACTAGCAGAAGCGACTCAGGAAGCAGCTGCTGGACAAATACCAGCATTTACTGAAGAACAATTACGTGCAACAATTGAACAATACAATTCTTATGCTGCTGAGCAACATGATCCTGACTTTGGAAAAGAAGTAATTTCTGGAGCGATTGATTTAGATTTCATTGATAATACTGAAGGGTATGGTATTGTTATTTCACCTCGTAAAGCTTCCTTGCATCATACTATGGGTGGGATTAAAATTAATGAGAAAACTGAAGTGCTAGACACAGAAGGGAATGTCATTCCTGGTTTATGGGCAGCTGGAGAAGTTACTGGTGGCGTTCATGCAGGGAATCGTCTAGGTGGTAATGCTATTTCTGACGTATTTACCTTTGGTACTATTGCTGGAGAAAATGCCGCGAATAGTGACCCAATCGAGTAA
- a CDS encoding response regulator: MSDKILLVDDHIDELNMLSFIISKHFPQYQLVTALNGKQGIQLYNTMSFDFIITDVQMPIMNGIEMIKIIRIKEPNIPVLFISGFDEFKYVKEAITLQVIEYLLKPIEPKVLVKQIKTIIQNKRINEGHLKEIQELELNTSKHLIVELINGKLYSEFSLEEQQLIIKYTSTSFYIILIEVNVFNSSGYSLIKQFLAKMNKYDYILISPRESLFIIPANKKADLNAIKQEFIEKLDNNLINLVNLYVSRNISHPKNTFEEFSNLKNNTLKNFYEVNSTDNSIAKKDEDFFLYQQTHLENIKQFIHAQNIESLETYLNQLIDDLILETPYSPNYIRFFFSNIFEKIITNFDLNIANYDKIFSQLINSQHISEIKKYIDQIFRDLYEREKILDYSGDLYVNETKKYILNHYNQNFSLEDISDYIGLSPKYISDIFSRNEGVGISKFTNKIRIDKATELLQNTNHNIGQIGLLVGYSNDAYFIRKFKEIIGMTPNAYRIKYYRNEL; the protein is encoded by the coding sequence ATGAGTGATAAAATATTACTTGTAGATGATCATATAGATGAATTGAATATGCTATCTTTTATTATTTCTAAACATTTTCCTCAATATCAATTAGTGACAGCTCTAAATGGAAAACAAGGAATACAACTATATAATACAATGTCTTTTGACTTTATAATTACCGATGTTCAAATGCCGATAATGAATGGGATAGAAATGATTAAAATTATAAGAATCAAGGAACCTAATATCCCCGTCTTATTTATTAGCGGTTTTGATGAATTTAAATATGTAAAAGAAGCAATCACTCTTCAAGTTATCGAATATTTACTCAAACCTATTGAACCAAAGGTATTAGTAAAACAAATTAAAACAATTATACAAAATAAACGAATAAACGAAGGACATTTGAAAGAGATTCAGGAGTTAGAATTAAATACTAGTAAACATCTTATAGTAGAATTGATCAATGGAAAACTATATTCTGAATTTAGTTTAGAGGAACAACAATTGATTATTAAATATACTTCTACAAGCTTTTACATAATACTTATTGAGGTAAATGTATTTAATTCAAGCGGATATAGTTTAATAAAACAATTCTTAGCAAAAATGAATAAATATGATTATATATTAATCAGTCCTAGAGAAAGTTTATTTATTATACCTGCTAACAAAAAAGCTGATCTAAATGCTATTAAACAAGAATTTATTGAAAAATTAGATAATAATCTAATTAATTTAGTTAATTTATATGTTTCTAGAAACATAAGTCATCCAAAAAATACTTTTGAAGAGTTCTCTAATCTAAAAAATAATACACTTAAAAATTTTTATGAAGTAAATTCTACCGATAATTCTATTGCCAAAAAAGATGAAGATTTTTTTCTTTACCAACAGACTCATTTAGAAAATATAAAACAATTTATCCATGCACAAAACATCGAATCTCTAGAAACATATTTAAATCAATTGATTGATGATTTAATCCTTGAAACACCTTATTCACCCAATTATATACGTTTTTTCTTCAGCAATATATTCGAAAAAATAATTACAAATTTTGATTTGAACATAGCGAATTATGACAAAATATTTAGTCAACTTATTAACTCACAGCATATTTCTGAAATAAAAAAATACATCGATCAAATATTTAGAGATCTATATGAAAGAGAAAAAATACTTGACTATAGTGGTGACCTCTATGTTAATGAGACAAAAAAATATATTCTCAATCATTATAATCAAAACTTTTCACTGGAAGATATCTCTGACTATATTGGTTTATCTCCAAAATATATTAGTGATATATTTTCTAGAAATGAAGGTGTCGGTATTTCAAAATTCACAAATAAAATCAGGATAGATAAAGCAACAGAACTATTGCAAAATACAAATCATAATATTGGACAAATTGGATTACTCGTAGGGTATAGCAATGATGCTTATTTTATTAGGAAATTCAAAGAGATTATCGGGATGACACCAAATGCATATCGTATTAAATATTATAGGAACGAATTATGA
- a CDS encoding SDR family oxidoreductase produces MGYQDVAFPDGSRFLVTGGAGFIGSNLVEVLLDKGYFVRILDDLSNGHIENIEPFLGNAQCEFIEGDIVDFDTCLEAADGIDYVLHQAAWGSVPRSIEMPQHYEKVNVQGTLNMMEASVQKGVKKFVYASSSSVYGDEPNLPKQEGREGNLLSPYALTKKTNEEYGKLYKTLYGLDTYGMRYFNVFGRRQDPDGAYAAVIPKFIKMLLNDEVPVINGDGKQSRDFTYIENVIEANLKACLASSEVAGQAFNIAYGGREYLIDVYYALAQALGKDVEPVFGPDRPGDIKHSNADVSKARELLGYDPEYSFERGIQEAIDWYVENL; encoded by the coding sequence GTGGGTTATCAAGATGTTGCGTTTCCGGACGGCAGTCGGTTTTTGGTGACTGGCGGGGCTGGTTTTATTGGGTCGAATTTAGTGGAAGTGTTGCTGGATAAAGGCTATTTTGTGCGGATTTTGGATGATTTGTCTAATGGGCATATTGAAAATATTGAGCCGTTTTTGGGTAATGCGCAGTGTGAATTTATCGAAGGGGACATTGTGGATTTCGATACGTGCTTAGAGGCGGCGGATGGGATTGATTATGTCTTGCATCAGGCGGCGTGGGGCAGTGTGCCGCGGTCGATTGAGATGCCTCAGCATTATGAAAAGGTGAATGTGCAGGGGACGCTGAATATGATGGAGGCGTCGGTGCAAAAGGGTGTGAAGAAGTTTGTTTACGCGTCGAGTTCGTCGGTGTATGGGGACGAGCCGAATTTACCGAAGCAGGAAGGGCGCGAGGGGAATTTGTTGTCGCCTTATGCCTTGACCAAGAAGACCAATGAAGAGTATGGCAAGTTGTACAAGACGTTGTATGGTTTGGATACTTATGGGATGCGGTATTTCAATGTGTTTGGGCGACGCCAGGATCCGGACGGGGCTTATGCGGCGGTCATTCCGAAGTTCATTAAGATGTTGTTGAATGATGAAGTGCCGGTGATTAATGGCGATGGTAAGCAGAGTCGGGATTTTACTTATATTGAAAATGTCATTGAGGCGAATTTGAAGGCGTGTTTGGCATCGAGTGAGGTGGCTGGGCAAGCGTTTAATATTGCTTATGGCGGGCGTGAGTATTTGATTGATGTGTACTATGCTTTGGCGCAGGCTTTAGGTAAGGATGTGGAGCCGGTGTTTGGACCGGACCGTCCGGGGGATATTAAGCATAGTAATGCGGATGTGAGTAAGGCGCGTGAATTGTTGGGGTATGATCCAGAGTATAGTTTTGAGCGCGGGATTCAGGAAGCGATTGATTGGTATGTGGAGAATTTGTAG
- a CDS encoding YsnF/AvaK domain-containing protein: protein MARKYVYGVYQSVTETEDAVRYILDQGVPRTSVSVVGDTDHGYNGDVEFTAYRDLLDDQEDNRGFFARLFNWDDDVNSDEFVNVDFNEYRDSLDRGDLLVLIDQDYEDRIPLFNTEHPAVDDSQSDDVIVDDVAYGNQYVDEVDYTDGSLNDEMRLDDEDPLIYDTDYTVDDDVHLEDDYDGVGEVDLDADTDRIRLHEERVHADVRRKEDGEVHISKEIVEDTETIEVPVEREEIHIRRTTPTEGMDDEELVEEDIVIPVSEEEVVLSKDTVVTDEFEVEKTRHTDHETVTETTRREELDIDDVDGHVVEDDEAF, encoded by the coding sequence ATGGCAAGAAAGTATGTTTATGGTGTTTACCAATCAGTGACTGAAACAGAGGATGCAGTTCGTTACATCTTGGATCAAGGTGTGCCACGCACGAGTGTATCGGTTGTGGGGGATACGGACCATGGTTATAATGGAGATGTTGAATTTACTGCTTATAGAGATTTATTAGATGATCAAGAAGATAACCGTGGCTTCTTTGCCCGTTTATTTAATTGGGATGATGATGTAAATTCAGATGAGTTTGTCAATGTCGATTTCAATGAGTATAGAGATTCTTTGGATCGTGGTGATTTATTGGTTTTAATTGACCAAGATTATGAAGATCGGATTCCTTTATTTAATACGGAACACCCGGCGGTTGATGACTCTCAAAGTGATGATGTTATCGTGGATGATGTTGCGTATGGCAATCAATATGTGGATGAAGTAGACTATACAGATGGTTCATTAAATGATGAAATGCGTTTGGATGATGAAGACCCACTTATATATGATACGGATTATACAGTTGATGATGATGTTCATTTAGAAGATGACTATGATGGTGTTGGAGAAGTGGATTTAGATGCTGACACGGATCGTATTCGTCTACATGAGGAACGCGTTCATGCGGATGTGCGTCGTAAAGAGGATGGCGAAGTGCATATTTCAAAAGAAATTGTTGAAGATACGGAAACCATTGAAGTGCCTGTTGAACGCGAAGAAATTCATATTCGTCGTACCACCCCAACTGAAGGTATGGATGATGAAGAGTTAGTTGAGGAAGATATCGTGATTCCTGTGTCTGAAGAAGAAGTGGTTTTATCGAAAGATACCGTGGTGACGGATGAGTTTGAAGTTGAAAAAACACGTCATACTGACCATGAAACAGTTACCGAAACGACTCGTCGTGAAGAGCTGGATATCGATGATGTGGATGGACATGTGGTTGAGGATGACGAGGCGTTTTAG
- a CDS encoding ABC transporter permease gives MVLPGILFLLIFAYIPMGGLIMAFQDYIPARGLTGSEFVGLDNFRYLFNLPDIRKVTYNTIYIAFWKIFFNTLIPIIFAILLNEIRIRWLKKSIQTIVYLPHFLSWVVLAPIVSNLSNLDGTVNQILISLGRSPLNFLGSNTIFPNLLIGTDVWKEFGYNSVIFLAAITAIDPGLYEAATMDGANWFQKVWNVTLPGMMPFILLTTILNLPNILNAGFDQVYNLYSPVVYERGDILDTYIYRIGLISREYSLGTAVGLVKSIVGLILIWGSNKIAEKTTNRVMF, from the coding sequence ATGGTTCTCCCTGGCATTCTATTTTTATTGATTTTCGCTTATATACCTATGGGGGGATTAATAATGGCTTTTCAAGATTATATTCCCGCCAGAGGATTAACAGGTTCTGAATTTGTTGGGTTAGATAATTTCCGTTATTTGTTTAATTTACCTGATATAAGGAAAGTTACTTATAATACTATTTATATTGCTTTTTGGAAAATATTCTTTAATACATTAATTCCGATTATTTTTGCTATTCTTTTGAATGAAATAAGAATTAGATGGTTAAAAAAATCAATACAAACTATTGTGTATTTACCTCATTTTCTTTCTTGGGTTGTACTTGCACCAATTGTTTCTAATTTATCTAACCTTGATGGTACCGTCAATCAAATATTAATTTCCTTAGGAAGAAGCCCACTAAATTTTTTAGGCAGTAATACAATATTCCCAAATCTTTTGATTGGAACAGATGTTTGGAAAGAATTTGGATATAATTCCGTCATATTTTTAGCTGCAATAACTGCTATTGATCCTGGATTATATGAAGCTGCAACTATGGATGGGGCTAATTGGTTTCAAAAAGTTTGGAATGTAACATTACCTGGAATGATGCCTTTTATTCTTTTAACAACTATATTGAATTTACCAAATATATTAAATGCCGGGTTTGATCAAGTCTACAATTTATATTCTCCAGTAGTTTATGAAAGAGGGGATATTTTGGATACTTACATTTATAGAATAGGGCTGATAAGTAGAGAGTATAGTTTAGGTACAGCTGTTGGTTTAGTAAAATCTATAGTTGGTTTAATACTTATCTGGGGATCAAATAAGATAGCTGAAAAAACTACAAATCGAGTAATGTTTTAG
- a CDS encoding extracellular solute-binding protein: protein MLRNLSKIFAASLLSVNLLGVVANVQAQEPIVINMGRQTSTNPKLPDGDTYEDNAYTRLVNERLNVQIQSAFEANGEDYERQVSLAIASGELPDMMIVGDRDVVQELYENELIADLTDIYEEYASDYIKEIYSSYDDSILNAISFDDRMYALSGTSVDLGPSMFWLRQDWLDELGLDIDPDGDRVISLSQLVEVARAFMEADLGETGRPVGIPFNYWLTSSTAGGSTFAATGIANSFGAYPKEFLLDDNNQLYYGSNTPEMKQTLEFLRDLFNEGIIDPQFGTRTNDDITAMIINEETGIVAGPWHIPDWNLIQTRQSNSNAVFVPYAIESQSEEGHVSSISNKGPNQYVVVRSDYEHPELAIQIINLIYDEIPNSMNINEEFPTIAEYLNTGVDGTARPFNMEVLHAEYLLEEGRATALGALDEIPVEELPSIEAIQNVGLIKSYYEDPSNSEPVEWAKYASRVEAIDNLMNSLRDSNSLTEIFPPRFYDIKAMERNGAQLDKLQEETFIKFITGEESLDNFDSYVETWHNQGGTDVLAEMQADIDNN from the coding sequence ATGTTAAGAAATTTATCAAAGATTTTTGCGGCAAGTTTACTAAGTGTAAATTTATTAGGTGTCGTAGCAAATGTTCAAGCTCAAGAGCCTATTGTTATTAATATGGGACGACAAACCAGCACTAACCCTAAATTACCTGATGGTGATACTTACGAAGATAATGCCTATACAAGGTTAGTTAATGAAAGATTAAATGTTCAAATTCAAAGTGCATTCGAAGCTAATGGTGAAGATTATGAGAGACAAGTATCATTAGCCATTGCTTCTGGTGAACTTCCAGATATGATGATTGTTGGTGATAGAGATGTGGTTCAAGAACTATATGAAAATGAATTGATAGCTGATTTAACAGATATTTATGAAGAATATGCAAGCGATTATATAAAAGAAATCTACTCATCATATGATGACTCAATACTAAATGCTATTTCTTTTGATGATAGAATGTATGCCTTATCGGGAACAAGTGTAGATTTAGGACCGAGTATGTTCTGGTTAAGACAAGATTGGTTAGATGAATTAGGTTTGGACATTGATCCAGATGGTGATAGAGTCATTTCGCTTAGTCAATTGGTAGAAGTGGCGCGTGCATTCATGGAAGCTGATTTAGGAGAAACTGGGCGTCCAGTTGGTATTCCATTTAATTACTGGTTAACTTCTTCAACAGCTGGTGGATCTACTTTCGCAGCTACTGGTATAGCAAATTCATTTGGTGCATATCCAAAAGAGTTTCTTCTAGATGATAATAATCAACTTTATTATGGATCAAATACTCCTGAAATGAAACAAACGCTTGAATTTTTAAGAGATTTATTTAATGAAGGAATTATTGATCCACAATTTGGTACCCGTACAAATGATGACATTACTGCGATGATTATCAATGAAGAAACTGGTATTGTTGCTGGACCATGGCACATACCTGACTGGAATTTAATTCAAACTAGACAATCCAATTCGAATGCTGTTTTCGTTCCATATGCAATTGAAAGTCAATCTGAGGAAGGACATGTATCTTCAATATCAAACAAAGGTCCAAACCAATATGTAGTGGTAAGGAGTGATTATGAACATCCAGAATTAGCAATACAGATCATCAATCTAATATATGATGAAATTCCTAATAGTATGAATATCAATGAAGAATTCCCAACAATAGCAGAATACTTAAACACTGGTGTAGATGGTACTGCTAGACCATTTAATATGGAAGTGTTACATGCAGAATATTTACTTGAAGAAGGTAGAGCAACTGCATTAGGTGCTTTGGATGAAATTCCTGTTGAAGAACTACCAAGTATTGAAGCAATTCAAAATGTGGGTTTGATAAAATCATATTACGAGGATCCTTCAAATAGTGAACCAGTGGAATGGGCTAAGTATGCTTCAAGAGTTGAAGCCATAGATAATTTAATGAATTCCTTAAGGGATTCTAATTCATTAACAGAAATTTTCCCACCTCGTTTTTATGATATTAAAGCAATGGAGCGAAATGGAGCACAATTAGATAAACTTCAAGAAGAAACTTTTATCAAATTCATTACTGGTGAAGAATCACTAGATAATTTTGATAGTTACGTTGAAACATGGCACAATCAAGGTGGGACAGATGTTTTGGCGGAGATGCAAGCTGATATCGATAATAATTAA
- a CDS encoding carbohydrate ABC transporter permease has product MNDEGKVRKTIIYLIVIILGLSCLVPLWNVVAISFSSSNAVLANQVALLPVNFTLGAYRQILEDAQFWRSFGISVFRVVVALILNLILIVTMAYPLSKSNKVFRTRKIFMNIMIFAMLFNGGMIPTYLLVRNLGLLNTVWALILPGAVPIGSVILIMNFFRGVPKSLEEAAYIDGATPLQTLLKVYLPVSLPSLATVSLFSIVGSWNDFFSGLIYMTKTENYPLMTYIQAMTINFADLIQNTGTLSASDIQTLSEVSNRNLNAAKIVIAVLPLLAIYPFLQKYFVTGIVVGAVKE; this is encoded by the coding sequence ATGAATGATGAAGGAAAAGTAAGAAAAACTATAATATATTTGATTGTAATCATTTTAGGTCTGTCGTGTTTGGTTCCACTTTGGAATGTAGTTGCTATTTCTTTTAGTAGTAGTAACGCTGTATTAGCTAATCAAGTGGCATTACTCCCAGTAAATTTTACTCTAGGAGCATACAGACAAATTTTGGAGGATGCTCAATTTTGGAGATCATTTGGCATTTCAGTTTTTAGAGTAGTTGTAGCCTTGATTTTAAATCTAATTTTAATTGTAACAATGGCATATCCTTTATCAAAGAGTAATAAAGTATTTAGAACGAGAAAAATATTTATGAATATAATGATTTTTGCTATGTTATTCAATGGAGGTATGATTCCAACGTATTTATTAGTTAGAAATTTAGGACTTTTAAATACAGTTTGGGCATTAATTCTTCCAGGAGCTGTTCCTATTGGAAGTGTTATATTAATTATGAACTTTTTCAGAGGGGTGCCTAAATCACTTGAGGAAGCTGCTTACATAGATGGAGCCACTCCGCTTCAAACATTGTTAAAAGTATACTTACCAGTATCATTACCATCATTAGCAACAGTTTCATTATTTAGTATTGTAGGAAGTTGGAATGACTTTTTTAGTGGGTTAATCTATATGACTAAAACTGAGAACTATCCACTAATGACTTATATTCAAGCTATGACAATTAATTTTGCAGATTTAATCCAAAATACTGGAACTTTATCTGCTTCTGATATCCAGACTTTAAGCGAGGTTTCAAATAGAAACCTAAATGCCGCAAAAATAGTTATAGCTGTTTTACCATTACTTGCAATTTATCCATTTTTACAAAAGTATTTCGTTACTGGAATTGTTGTAGGGGCAGTGAAAGAGTGA